In Streptomyces sp. NBC_00344, the genomic window GAACGGGCCCGCAGGAACTCGATCGCGATCGGCACGACGGAGACCAGCACGACCGCGACCAGGATCAGCTCGATGTGCGCGTTGACGAAGGCGACCTTGCCGAGCGCCGCTCCCAGCAGCGTGACACCCACGCCCCAGAGCGTGCCGCCGATGACGTTGTAGATCGCGAACGAGCGGTAGTTCATCCTGCTGACGCCCGCGATGATCGGCGTGAAGGTCCGCACGATCGGCACGAATCGCGCCAGCACCAGCGACTTCGGGCCGTACCGCTCGAAGAACTCGTGTGCCTTCTCGACGTTCTCCTGCTTGAAGAGCCTGGAATCGGGGCGCTTGAAGAGCGAGGGGCCGACCTTGCGGCCGAAGAGGTATCCGACCTGGTCGCCGGCTGCCGCGGCGATCGCCACCAGGACACACACCAGCCACAGCGGAGTGCCGAGCTTGTCCGTGGTGACCAGCAGACCTGTGGTGAAGAGGAGCGAGTCACCGGGCAGGAAGAAACCGATCAGCAGGCCGGACTCGGCGAAGACGATCGCCAGCAGACCGGCAACACCGAACGTACTGATCAGATAGTCCGGGTCCAGCCAGCTCGGTCCGAGCGCGAGAGTGGTCACGGGTTCCGGGCTCCTGGGGTCAGTCGGCATGGGTGCCATGCGGGATTGGCTGGCCAAAGTTATCAACGCCTATGAGCGTTTCCTGGTTCCAGGGCCCCCGTGAAGGTGCGATATGAGCATTTACCGGCAATGGTGATCGGCAGGAGGTGGATGCCGATGAGCATCGAGGATTACGGCGGCGGGCAGACCCCACAGTCCGACGTTCTGGTGGTCACGACGAACGACATCCCGGGTTACGCGGTACAGCAGGTGATCGGCGAGATCTTCGGGCTCACGGTCCGCTCGCGGCATCTGGGCAGCCAGATCGGGGCCGGGCTGAAGTCCATGATCGGCGGCGAGCTCAAGGGACTGACGAAGACCCTGGTGGAGACCCGGAACCAGGCCATGGACCGGCTGATCGAGCAGGCCAGGGCCCGGGGGGCCAATGCGGTGCTCGCCATGCGCTTCGACGTGACGGAGGCGGCCGACATCGGGACCGAGGTGTGCGCCTACGGCACCGCGGTCGTGATCAGCCGGCAGTGACGCGGGGCCGTGCGGGCCGGCTCCCCCGGCCCGCACCGCTCCCGGGCGCCCGCGCCGCCGAGCGGCGGCCCGCCACCGCCACGACCGGGTGCGCCTGCTGCCCGCCGTCTGGACCCGCTCCGCGTGCGGGTGCCCGACCGGTTACGTATCGTCACATCGATGCCCTGCCCCTCCGAGGAAGGTGAGCCCCAACGATGGCACTGCACCGAGGCGCACACCGGTCCCAGGATTCCGACGGAGAGCGCAAGGTCGCCGTCAACCCCTTCTTCGGCGAGGCCAATCCGGTCGCGGGCATGGACACCGCCCCGCCGAAGCACCGGCTCGCGGAGACCCCCCTGCCGCCGTCGACCGCCTTCCAGCTGGTCCATGACGAGCTGATGCTGGACGGCAACTCCCGGCTCAATCTCGCCACCTTCGTCACCACCTGGATGGAGCCACAGGCGGGAGTACTGCTGGCCGAGTGCCGGGACAAGAACATGATCGACAAGGACGAGTACCCGCGGACCGCGGAGCTGGAGCGCCGCTGCGTCTCGATGCTCGCCGATCTCTGGAACGCGCCCGACCCGTCCGCCGTCGTCGGCTGTTCGACCACCGGCTCCAGCGAGGCGTGCATGCTCGCCGGGATGGCGCTCAAGCGCCGCTGGTCGCAGCGGGCCTCGAAGCGGCAGGAAGGCAGCCGCTATCCCGGCGCCGCCCGGCCCAACCTCGTGATGGGCGTGAATGTCCAGGTCTGCTGGGAGAAGTTCTGCAACTTCTGGGAGGTCGAGGCACGCCAGGTCCCCATGGAAGGCGATCGCTTCCATCTGGACCCGCAGGCAGCGGCCGATCTGTGCGACGAGAACACCATCGGGGTGGTGGCCGTACTGGGCTCCACCTTCGACGGCAGCTACGAGCCGGTCGCCGAGCTCTGCGCGGCACTGGACGCCCTCCAGGAACGCACAGGCCTGGACATCCCGGTCCATGTCGACGGGGCGTCGGGCGCGATGGTCGCCCCCTTCCTGGACACGGACCTGGCCTGGGACTTCCGGCAGCCCAGGGTCTCCTCCATCAACACCTCGGGCCACAAGTACGGCCTGGTGTACCCGGGCGTCGGCTGGGCCCTGTGGCGCTCATCCGCCGAACTGCCCGAGGAACTGGTCTTCCGGGTCAACTACCTGGGCGGCGACATGCCGACCTTCGCCCTCAACTTCTCCCGGCCGGGGGCGCAGGTCGTCGCGCAGTACTACACCTTCCTGCGCCTTGGCCGGGAGGGCTTCAGAGCCGTCCAGCAGACCACCCGGGATGTGGCCATGCGGCTGGGCGAACGCATCGAGGAACTGGGTGACTTCCGGCTTCTCACCCGGGGCAACGAGCTACCGGTGTTCGCCTTCACCACCGCGCCCGGCGTGTCGAGCTTCGACGTCTTCGACGTGTCCCGCCGGCTGCGCGAGCGGGGATGGCTCGTGCCCGCGTACACCTTCCCGGAGAACCGGACGGATCTGTCGGTGCTGCGGGTGGTCTGCCGCAACGGCTTCTCGGAGGATCTGGGGGACCTGCTGATGGGGGACCTGGAATCGTTGCTGCCGGAACTGCGGAGGCAGTCGGGGCCCGCGGAGCGGAGCGCGGCGGAGGCGACGGCCTTCCACCACTGAGGGGCCGCCGGGCCCGGCAGCCCTCATCGCCCTCGCCCCGGATCTCCGTTTCCCTGGCAGATCTCTGTCCACAGGCTGTGGACAAGGAATCCGCTCGGAGCGCCGTCCCACGGTGACGGCGACTTCCCCGGCCCGGTCCATAACGGCGGTGAACGTACCGGCCCGGAACCCGGATCGACCCCGCCGAGGGCGGCGACATCGCGGTGGACGCGCCGGACTGCGGTGAGGCTTACGGCAGTTGTGTCCGCACCCAGCGTTGACCGTCTCCGGCGGCTGCGATCACGACCACCGGCGGGCGTTCCCGGGGCAGGGCCAGACCTACCCTTGCCGTATGGAAGACCTATGGACACGGTGACCGACCGGGCGTTCGCCGCGGCGCTCTACACCGAGGCGGACGACGGCCTGGACACCGGGGCGTCGCTGCTGGCCGCCGACCCCCGGGCCGACGCGGAGCTCACCCGCCGCGGCGAGGACTTCCTGCGCCGGGCCTGGCAGCGAGGCTGGCAGCCGTCCGACGTCGTCAGGGTCGTCCGCCGCGATCTGACCGAACCGCACGTCGAGCTGCTGTCGTCCCTGATCCTCTCCGAGGTACGGGCGTACGACGTGCTGCCGCCGCGCTGGCAAATCCAGCTGGACGAACTGGAAGGGCCGGGCGGATCGGCCGCACGGGACCGCAGGCCGGACCGTTTCGCACAGGCCACCGTCGCTCTCGAGCTGTACCGGCTGCTGCTCCGGCTTCCGTCGATCGAGCCGGTGGGGGCGGCCCCCGGCACGTGCGGCGCGGTACCACCGCCGCACCACGCCGAGCCACGCGCGCTCACCCGGATCCGCGCGCTGCTCGCCAAGGCCGAGGCGACGGGCTACCCGGCGGAGGCCGAGGCACTGAGCGCGAAAGCCCAGGAGCTCATGGCGCGGCACAGCATCGACGAGGCCAGGCCGGCGGCGGACGGCCGGCCGGAGGGCGCCCCGGCGGCCTGCCGGATCGGGGTCGACGCCCCCTATGAGACCGCGAAGGCGGTCCTTCTCGACGCCGTCGCCACCGCCAACCGCTGCCGCGCCGTCTGGAACGGCGCCTTCGCCTTCTCCACGGTTGTCGGCTTCGAACCGGACCTGGAGGTCGTCGAGCTGCTGTACACCTCACTGCTGGTGCAGGGAACCGCGGCGATGACCCGGGCCGAGGCGGCCCAGCGGGCGGGAGGAAGGCGCCGCACGAAAACCTTCCGCCAGTCCTTCCTGATGGCCTACGCGAGCAGGCTCGGCCACCGTCTGGCCGAGGCCACCGGGCAGGTGGCGGCCGAGGAGCCCAGCCTGCTTCCCGTGCTGGCGGCACGGGACGTGGCGG contains:
- a CDS encoding YbjQ family protein, which produces MSIEDYGGGQTPQSDVLVVTTNDIPGYAVQQVIGEIFGLTVRSRHLGSQIGAGLKSMIGGELKGLTKTLVETRNQAMDRLIEQARARGANAVLAMRFDVTEAADIGTEVCAYGTAVVISRQ
- a CDS encoding DedA family protein, which codes for MTTLALGPSWLDPDYLISTFGVAGLLAIVFAESGLLIGFFLPGDSLLFTTGLLVTTDKLGTPLWLVCVLVAIAAAAGDQVGYLFGRKVGPSLFKRPDSRLFKQENVEKAHEFFERYGPKSLVLARFVPIVRTFTPIIAGVSRMNYRSFAIYNVIGGTLWGVGVTLLGAALGKVAFVNAHIELILVAVVLVSVVPIAIEFLRARSKAKKDGGTERTQEGEASPAAQRGRHARR
- a CDS encoding glutamate decarboxylase, translating into MALHRGAHRSQDSDGERKVAVNPFFGEANPVAGMDTAPPKHRLAETPLPPSTAFQLVHDELMLDGNSRLNLATFVTTWMEPQAGVLLAECRDKNMIDKDEYPRTAELERRCVSMLADLWNAPDPSAVVGCSTTGSSEACMLAGMALKRRWSQRASKRQEGSRYPGAARPNLVMGVNVQVCWEKFCNFWEVEARQVPMEGDRFHLDPQAAADLCDENTIGVVAVLGSTFDGSYEPVAELCAALDALQERTGLDIPVHVDGASGAMVAPFLDTDLAWDFRQPRVSSINTSGHKYGLVYPGVGWALWRSSAELPEELVFRVNYLGGDMPTFALNFSRPGAQVVAQYYTFLRLGREGFRAVQQTTRDVAMRLGERIEELGDFRLLTRGNELPVFAFTTAPGVSSFDVFDVSRRLRERGWLVPAYTFPENRTDLSVLRVVCRNGFSEDLGDLLMGDLESLLPELRRQSGPAERSAAEATAFHH
- a CDS encoding DUF2786 domain-containing protein, whose translation is MDTVTDRAFAAALYTEADDGLDTGASLLAADPRADAELTRRGEDFLRRAWQRGWQPSDVVRVVRRDLTEPHVELLSSLILSEVRAYDVLPPRWQIQLDELEGPGGSAARDRRPDRFAQATVALELYRLLLRLPSIEPVGAAPGTCGAVPPPHHAEPRALTRIRALLAKAEATGYPAEAEALSAKAQELMARHSIDEARPAADGRPEGAPAACRIGVDAPYETAKAVLLDAVATANRCRAVWNGAFAFSTVVGFEPDLEVVELLYTSLLVQGTAAMTRAEAAQRAGGRRRTKTFRQSFLMAYASRLGHRLAEATGQVAAEEPSLLPVLAARDVAVVSEAERMFPRTTVSRVRGGSVADEAGWVGGTAAADEARVEGRDSAGPGLSRIRPAP